Genomic window (Paraglaciecola psychrophila 170):
GTTGCTGATTTCATGCAATTTGAAGATCAAAAACTCAGAGCAAAATTAGAAACTCAAGCTCTGAATATGGCCAAAACCATGTTGCTTAATCGCCAATCCTATACAAACATTGCTGACGTGAATAAATTAGCAGAGGAAACTCGTTTAATTTAGACCAAACTATATTGTGAGCTCAGAAAAAAAAGCAAAAACTTTTCACCACAGAGGAAATAATAATCGATATTGTTTTTCCACTGTGGTGGATAATGTTTTTTAGTTTGAAGCTCGAAGACGGGTATTCTTTGTTTTAAAGCATCACTATTTCGTCATCTTTTAGATGTCTTACGATAGGGCTGTTTTCAGCATCGGCAAACGCGGCATCTAAAAGTGATGATCTGTAAGCAACAGTTGAGCGGAAGTTGGGATGAGTGAATATATAAGTCTGTCCCGACTGTAAAGCTTCTACCACACGTTTGGCTAACACTGATGTGGGAATACCCGATTCAACTAATGCTTTAGCCTTGTTAACAGCGCTTCCTGATTTTGCTAATGTGGCGGCTTGATCCTTGACACCTTTGTATTCTGGTTGAAGATTACGTAATGACTCATGGATGCGAGTTTGAACGAAAGCAGGACACAGCGCCGACACCGCAATATTGTGCTTTTTCAATTCAACAGCCCAACTTTCTGACATGGAAACCACCGCTGCTTTAGATGCTGCATAAGCGCCAGAAAAGGGAACCCCATTCATGCCAGCCATTGAAGCCACGTTGATGATCCAGCCGCCTTGGCCATGGCGTTTCATCGAAGGGGCAGTGGCCTGTGTGCCATTCACCACTCCCATTACATTAACGTCCAATACCCACTTCCAAGTTTCAATTTTAGTCTTGTCTACTGAGCCGGGAATACCACCTACACCAGCGTTATTCACTAACATATGGATATTACCAAATTTAGCTTCGGCGGCAGCAACAGTGTCTTCCCACTGTTGATAGTTTGTGACATCTAGCGGGCAGGATAATACCTGAATATTAGCATCCCGTAATTTCTGTTCGGCTATTGCCAGCTCTTTCTGGTCAATATCAGCAATTACAATTTGCATACCTAACTGACCAAATTCCTCCGCTAATGCTAAGCCTATGCCTCCAGCGCCACCAGATATGATGGCTGTTTTACCTGCAAATTCGTTCGACATGATGATATCCTTCGATAATATTTTTGTTGATCTTCTATGTATGAATGAATATTAGGTGCTGGTTTGCTGCAAAAGTACTTTATTTCGCGAATTGGTAAGGCTTCATAGGATGAATGTAAGATGCCTACTAGAAAAAATATTGAACCACAGAGAACACAAAGCTTCGGGCGCCGAGCGTTTCGTTACATAGAGGAAAAGTGCATTTAAATACTTAATACAAGGTGATTTTTTTGCTTTCTCTGTGACCTCTTTTTCCTCTGTGGTAAATAGCTCCTTTTGTTTGCTTATTGTGTACTAGTTGATTGTATCAACACCATCGCTTGTTCCAACTAACACCACATCAGCGCCACGTTTAGCGAATAAACCATTAGTGACAACACCGACTATGGCATTGAGCTGTCTTTCAAGTTCTACGGGGTTGAGGATTGTTAGATTATGTACATCTAAGATCACATTGCCGTTGTCAGTAATTACACCTTGACGGTAGGCAGGGTCGCCACCAAGTTTGACTATTTCTCTGGCCACATAAGAGCGGGCCATGGGGATCACTTCAACGGGTAATGGAAACTTCCCTAACGTGGGTACTTGTTTTGTGTCGTCAATAATACAAATGAATTTTTCGCCTACAGCGGCAACAATTTTCTCTCTGGTGAGGGCGGCTCCACCGCCTTTTATCATATGTTTATGTTTGGTGATTTCATCGGCGCCATCTACATATATATCAAACTTGTCTACCGAATTAAGATCAAATACTTCAATGCCCAAAGCTTCTAAACGTTTCGTTGAGGCATCTGAGCTTGATACCGCGCCTTGAATTTTATCTTTTACATCGGCTAATGCATCAATAAAATAATTAACAGTCGAACCTGTGCCAACACCGACAATAGCGCCATCTTCTATATATTTTAAGGCTGCTTGGGCAGCGGCTTTCTTTTTATCATCTTGAGTCATTTGTTTATAGTCCCTAATATATTAAACATTTGCATGCTTAATAGTGTAACCCAAGCTGTAGTTTAGTCGACACTAAAAAACTGATCTGGGGTAGCAATAGCATGTAACGGAATATCCCAGCTATCAGTAAGTAACATATGTGTTTGCTGGCAGTTATGTGCTAATCCAATGAGTTGAGTTTGCAG
Coding sequences:
- the rpiA gene encoding ribose-5-phosphate isomerase RpiA; the protein is MTQDDKKKAAAQAALKYIEDGAIVGVGTGSTVNYFIDALADVKDKIQGAVSSSDASTKRLEALGIEVFDLNSVDKFDIYVDGADEITKHKHMIKGGGAALTREKIVAAVGEKFICIIDDTKQVPTLGKFPLPVEVIPMARSYVAREIVKLGGDPAYRQGVITDNGNVILDVHNLTILNPVELERQLNAIVGVVTNGLFAKRGADVVLVGTSDGVDTIN
- a CDS encoding SDR family NAD(P)-dependent oxidoreductase; the protein is MSNEFAGKTAIISGGAGGIGLALAEEFGQLGMQIVIADIDQKELAIAEQKLRDANIQVLSCPLDVTNYQQWEDTVAAAEAKFGNIHMLVNNAGVGGIPGSVDKTKIETWKWVLDVNVMGVVNGTQATAPSMKRHGQGGWIINVASMAGMNGVPFSGAYAASKAAVVSMSESWAVELKKHNIAVSALCPAFVQTRIHESLRNLQPEYKGVKDQAATLAKSGSAVNKAKALVESGIPTSVLAKRVVEALQSGQTYIFTHPNFRSTVAYRSSLLDAAFADAENSPIVRHLKDDEIVML